From a region of the Halomonas sp. HL-93 genome:
- a CDS encoding acyl-CoA dehydrogenase: MTHFNWDDPLLLEHQLSDEERQIRDAAHDYCQENLQPRVLSAFREERFDREIMSEMGELGLLGATVSPDYGGAGVNHVAYGLIAREVERVDSGYRSAMSVQSSLVMYPIEAYGSEAQKHKYLPKLASGEMVGCFGLTEPDHGSDPGGMITRAEKVDGGYRLTGAKMWITNSPIADIAVVWAKSAAHDNQIKGFIVERGTEGFTTPKIEGKVSLRASITGEIVLENAFVPEDNLLPNVSGLKGPFGCLNKARYGIAWGVMGTAEFCWHAARQYTLDRKQFGRPLAANQLIQKKLADMQTEITLGLQAALQVGRLMDSGNWSPEMVSLIKRNNCGKALDIARQSRDMHGGNGVSDEYGVIRHMVNLESVNTYEGTHDVHALILGRAQTGIQAFF; encoded by the coding sequence ATGACCCACTTCAATTGGGATGACCCGCTGCTGCTGGAACACCAGTTAAGCGACGAAGAACGCCAAATTCGCGACGCCGCCCACGACTACTGCCAGGAAAATCTTCAACCACGGGTGCTTAGCGCCTTTCGCGAAGAGCGCTTTGATCGCGAGATCATGAGCGAAATGGGCGAGCTTGGCCTACTCGGCGCCACCGTTTCCCCCGACTACGGCGGCGCCGGCGTCAATCACGTCGCCTACGGTCTGATTGCCCGTGAAGTGGAGCGGGTCGATTCTGGCTACCGTTCCGCCATGAGCGTGCAGTCGTCACTGGTGATGTATCCCATTGAGGCTTACGGCTCCGAAGCACAAAAGCACAAATACCTGCCCAAGCTGGCCAGCGGTGAGATGGTCGGCTGCTTTGGTTTGACCGAGCCAGATCACGGTTCTGACCCCGGCGGCATGATCACCCGCGCGGAAAAAGTCGACGGCGGCTACCGCCTGACCGGCGCCAAGATGTGGATCACCAACAGTCCAATTGCCGACATCGCCGTGGTCTGGGCCAAGTCGGCGGCGCACGATAACCAGATTAAAGGCTTCATTGTGGAGCGCGGCACCGAAGGCTTCACCACCCCGAAGATCGAAGGCAAAGTCTCGCTGCGAGCGTCGATTACCGGCGAGATCGTGCTTGAGAATGCCTTTGTTCCAGAAGACAACCTGCTTCCCAACGTCAGCGGTTTGAAAGGCCCGTTTGGCTGCCTGAACAAGGCCCGCTACGGGATTGCCTGGGGCGTGATGGGCACCGCGGAATTCTGCTGGCACGCCGCCCGCCAATACACCCTGGACCGCAAGCAATTCGGCCGTCCGCTGGCCGCCAATCAGCTCATCCAGAAAAAACTCGCCGACATGCAAACCGAGATCACGCTTGGCCTGCAAGCCGCGCTACAGGTGGGCCGCCTGATGGATAGCGGCAACTGGTCGCCGGAAATGGTCTCTCTGATCAAGCGCAACAACTGCGGCAAGGCATTGGATATCGCCCGCCAATCCCGCGATATGCACGGCGGCAACGGCGTTTCCGACGAGTACGGCGTTATCCGTCACATGGTGAACCTAGAGTCGGTCAACACCTACGAAGGCACCCACGACGTGCATGCGCTGATCCTGGGGCGCGCCCAGACCGGCATTCAAGCGTTTTTCTAA
- the lhgO gene encoding L-2-hydroxyglutarate oxidase, with amino-acid sequence MWDFIIIGGGILGMSTAMQLQQRYPDKRLLVLEKEKTLAQHQTGHNSGVIHAGVYYTPGSLKAKFCLEGNRATREFCDEHGIAYNICGKLLVATNDVEKQRMEALWERTAANGLQREWLDADALREREPNITGVAGIHVPSSGIVDYAEVTRAMAATFERLGGEIRYEAEVTALEERRQEVVVTTTRDTLTSRYLVSCSGLMADKVIRMLGQKPDFTICPFRGEYYQLPKHHNQIVNHLIYPIPDPAMPFLGVHLTRMIDGSVTVGPNAVLALKREGYRKRDVSLIDMGQMLTHPGILKVLGRHLRPGLIEMKNSLYKRGYLALVRKYCPSLTAEDLLPYPAGVRAQAVSRDGKLVDDFLFVNTRRTLNVGNAPSPAATSALPIGAHIVKQVQALLMD; translated from the coding sequence ATGTGGGATTTTATCATTATCGGCGGTGGCATCCTGGGTATGTCCACGGCGATGCAACTTCAGCAGCGCTACCCGGATAAACGTCTGTTGGTGCTCGAGAAAGAAAAGACCCTCGCGCAACACCAAACGGGTCATAACAGCGGCGTTATTCACGCTGGGGTGTATTACACGCCGGGGAGCTTGAAGGCTAAATTTTGTCTCGAGGGTAACCGCGCTACCCGTGAGTTTTGTGACGAGCACGGCATTGCCTACAATATCTGCGGCAAGCTGCTGGTGGCGACGAACGATGTCGAAAAGCAGCGCATGGAGGCGCTATGGGAGCGTACGGCGGCTAACGGTCTGCAGCGTGAGTGGTTGGACGCCGATGCACTGCGCGAAAGAGAGCCTAATATTACAGGGGTGGCGGGTATCCATGTGCCCTCCAGCGGCATTGTTGATTACGCCGAAGTGACTCGTGCCATGGCCGCAACCTTCGAGCGTCTGGGTGGAGAAATCCGCTATGAGGCGGAGGTGACAGCGCTGGAGGAGCGCCGCCAAGAGGTGGTGGTGACCACCACCCGCGATACCCTGACCAGCCGCTACCTGGTGTCGTGCTCAGGGTTAATGGCGGACAAGGTGATCCGCATGTTGGGGCAAAAACCCGACTTTACGATTTGTCCGTTCCGTGGCGAGTATTATCAACTGCCCAAGCACCATAACCAGATTGTGAACCACCTGATCTACCCCATACCCGATCCGGCAATGCCATTTTTGGGCGTGCATTTGACCCGCATGATCGACGGCAGCGTGACCGTGGGGCCCAACGCAGTACTGGCATTAAAGCGTGAAGGCTATCGTAAGCGGGATGTGTCGCTGATCGATATGGGTCAGATGTTGACCCATCCGGGCATTTTAAAAGTCTTGGGTAGACATCTACGGCCGGGGCTTATTGAAATGAAAAATTCGCTTTATAAACGCGGCTATCTGGCACTGGTACGCAAGTACTGCCCGAGCCTCACTGCCGAGGATCTACTGCCTTATCCGGCAGGTGTGCGGGCCCAGGCGGTATCCCGTGACGGTAAACTGGTGGACGACTTTCTATTCGTTAACACCCGGCGCACGCTCAACGTGGGTAACGCGCCATCACCCGCGGCTACGTCAGCGTTGCCGATCGGGGCGCATATTGTGAAGCAGGTACAGGCACTGCTGATGGACTAA
- a CDS encoding CaiB/BaiF CoA transferase family protein: MSTTPKPLAGIKVLDISRVLAGPWCGQMLADMGADVIKVERPGCGDDTRHWGPPWLSGSKESAYYLCANRGKRSVTVDMAKAEGQALIKQMAADTDVVIENFKVGGLKKYGLDYSSLKALNPGLVYCSITGFGQESPYAHRAGYDFMIQAMGGIMSITGKPDDEPGGGPVKSGVAFTDIFTGLYAANAVLAALYQRRDTGIGCHIDMALMDVQVGVLANQALNYLTSGNVPQRLGNAHPNIVPYQAFATQDGHMIVAVGNDDQFKRFCQVLSLSALADDARFATNGARVQHRDQLVPVLEAALAQRATDDWLAAFEAVGVPSGPINTLDRVFDDAHVKARGLKQTLPHIQAGQVDLVANPIRMNGESISASTAPPYLGEHTDDVLTGIGITPEQRHALRDAGII, encoded by the coding sequence ATGAGCACAACTCCCAAACCGCTGGCAGGCATTAAAGTACTCGATATTTCCCGGGTGCTGGCAGGCCCGTGGTGCGGGCAAATGCTCGCCGATATGGGCGCGGATGTCATCAAGGTGGAACGCCCCGGCTGCGGCGACGACACCCGCCACTGGGGACCGCCGTGGCTGTCGGGCAGTAAAGAGTCTGCCTACTACTTGTGCGCCAACCGCGGCAAGCGCTCGGTCACGGTAGACATGGCCAAAGCCGAAGGCCAGGCCCTCATCAAACAGATGGCGGCAGACACCGACGTGGTAATCGAGAACTTCAAGGTCGGCGGCCTCAAAAAGTACGGCTTGGATTACTCAAGCCTCAAAGCCCTAAATCCCGGCCTTGTCTATTGCTCCATTACTGGCTTTGGCCAGGAAAGCCCCTACGCCCATCGCGCCGGTTACGACTTTATGATCCAAGCCATGGGCGGGATTATGAGCATTACCGGCAAGCCCGACGACGAGCCGGGTGGCGGTCCGGTCAAAAGCGGCGTGGCCTTTACCGATATTTTCACAGGCCTTTATGCCGCCAACGCCGTGCTGGCGGCACTTTATCAGCGCCGCGATACGGGTATTGGCTGCCATATTGATATGGCGCTGATGGACGTTCAGGTGGGCGTGCTCGCCAATCAGGCACTCAACTATTTAACCTCCGGCAATGTCCCGCAGCGGCTGGGCAACGCGCACCCCAACATCGTGCCTTACCAGGCGTTTGCTACCCAGGACGGCCACATGATTGTCGCCGTGGGTAACGACGACCAGTTCAAGCGCTTCTGCCAGGTGCTCTCGCTAAGCGCTTTAGCCGACGACGCACGCTTTGCCACCAACGGCGCGCGGGTGCAACACCGCGATCAACTGGTGCCGGTACTCGAAGCGGCGCTTGCCCAACGCGCTACCGATGACTGGCTAGCAGCGTTTGAAGCGGTAGGCGTTCCCAGCGGCCCCATCAACACGCTGGACCGTGTATTCGATGATGCACACGTCAAAGCGCGCGGACTAAAGCAGACATTGCCGCACATTCAGGCGGGCCAGGTCGACCTGGTCGCTAACCCGATTCGCATGAACGGCGAATCCATCAGCGCCAGCACAGCACCGCCCTATCTCGGTGAGCACACTGACGATGTGTTGACCGGTATTGGCATTACGCCTGAACAACGTCATGCCCTACGCGATGCGGGCATTATCTGA
- the dinB gene encoding DNA polymerase IV, giving the protein MRKIIHCDCDCFYAAVEMRDNPALRDIPIAIGGSVEQRGVVATCNYPAREFGIHSAMPMAQALKRCPHLTLIRGDMAKYKAVARQVFAIYREVTELIEPLSLDEAFLDVSEVTLHHGSATLMAEAIRERVSREIGITVSAGVAPNKFLAKIASDWNKPDGLCVITPDEVDTFVQQLPVKKIHGVGPRTAEKMAGLNIHTCTDLRARSLTELVEHFGRFGRRLHELSWGRDERPVKTHRERKSVSTEQTYAQDLPSLEACRRELPALIEDLERRYARLDPPLAVRGLIVKVKFNDFTQTTVEHADPAPNLAQFETLLNVGWARGERPVRLLGVGYRLAENSQEQQLSLF; this is encoded by the coding sequence GTGCGCAAGATCATTCACTGCGACTGTGACTGTTTTTACGCTGCGGTGGAGATGCGCGATAACCCGGCGTTACGCGATATTCCTATTGCGATAGGCGGCAGTGTCGAGCAGCGTGGGGTGGTCGCCACCTGCAACTATCCCGCTCGTGAGTTCGGCATTCACTCGGCGATGCCCATGGCTCAGGCGCTCAAACGCTGCCCGCATTTGACGTTGATTCGTGGCGATATGGCCAAATACAAAGCGGTGGCCCGGCAGGTATTTGCCATCTACCGCGAGGTGACAGAGCTTATCGAGCCGCTCTCCCTGGATGAGGCGTTTCTGGATGTCTCAGAGGTGACGCTGCATCACGGCAGCGCGACGCTAATGGCCGAAGCGATCCGTGAGCGGGTCAGCCGCGAGATAGGTATTACCGTCTCGGCGGGGGTCGCGCCTAATAAGTTTCTGGCCAAAATCGCCAGCGACTGGAACAAGCCCGACGGTCTGTGTGTCATCACGCCGGATGAGGTGGATACTTTCGTGCAACAGTTGCCGGTGAAAAAGATTCACGGCGTTGGCCCGCGTACGGCGGAGAAAATGGCAGGGCTTAATATTCATACCTGCACCGATTTGCGTGCCCGCTCGCTCACGGAGCTAGTCGAGCACTTTGGCCGTTTCGGGCGGCGGCTGCATGAACTTAGCTGGGGGCGCGATGAGCGCCCGGTGAAAACCCACCGCGAGCGTAAATCAGTTAGCACCGAGCAAACCTACGCCCAGGATTTGCCTAGCCTTGAGGCCTGTCGCCGTGAGTTGCCAGCCTTGATTGAAGATCTTGAGCGCCGCTACGCAAGGCTTGATCCGCCCCTGGCAGTGCGTGGGCTCATCGTCAAAGTGAAGTTTAACGACTTCACCCAGACCACCGTGGAACACGCCGACCCCGCCCCGAATCTTGCCCAGTTCGAAACGCTGCTGAACGTCGGCTGGGCGCGGGGTGAGCGACCCGTGCGCCTGTTGGGCGTGGGTTACCGGCTGGCGGAAAACAGCCAGGAACAGCAACTGTCGCTATTTTAA
- the csiR gene encoding DNA-binding transcriptional regulator CsiR has product MEPDAPRQNLAIRAYRELKHDIIRGRFAPEQKLLMSRLKDYYGVSTGPLREALSQLVADRLVVAISQRGYRVAPMSLAELNDIYDARAQLEGLILRLAIERGDDDWEASVVATAHRLAKVTDISSPDELLDGWDLRHKAFHTAIASGCNSPHLLQMRDTLFNQVERYRHLWLQETVMSPSALEQKRQEHAALVDVILARDTDRAATLMRDHLMTPVPIITRVLQSRGIK; this is encoded by the coding sequence ATGGAGCCAGACGCGCCGCGTCAGAATCTCGCCATTCGCGCCTACCGGGAGCTTAAGCACGATATTATCCGTGGCCGCTTCGCGCCGGAACAGAAGCTGCTGATGAGCCGCCTTAAAGACTACTATGGCGTAAGCACGGGGCCGCTACGCGAAGCACTATCCCAGCTGGTGGCTGACCGTTTAGTGGTCGCCATCAGCCAGCGGGGCTACCGTGTTGCGCCCATGTCGCTTGCCGAACTCAACGACATTTACGATGCCCGAGCCCAGCTTGAAGGGCTCATTCTGCGGCTGGCCATCGAGCGCGGCGACGATGATTGGGAAGCCTCGGTAGTGGCAACCGCACACCGGCTAGCCAAAGTCACCGATATTAGCTCACCGGATGAGTTGCTTGACGGCTGGGACCTGCGCCATAAGGCGTTTCATACTGCCATCGCCAGCGGCTGTAATTCGCCGCACTTGCTGCAAATGCGCGATACCTTATTCAATCAGGTAGAGCGTTACCGCCATTTGTGGCTTCAAGAAACCGTGATGTCTCCCTCAGCCCTTGAGCAAAAGCGCCAAGAGCATGCAGCGCTGGTCGACGTTATCTTAGCGCGGGACACAGATCGAGCCGCCACCTTAATGCGCGACCATTTAATGACCCCCGTCCCCATCATTACAAGGGTCTTACAGTCTCGAGGCATTAAATAA
- the gabT gene encoding 4-aminobutyrate--2-oxoglutarate transaminase has product MSNAELNELKKKYVAAGAASPATAFAARAENAEVWDADGNRFIDFAGGIGVLNVGHRHPKVVAAVKAQLDKVMHTCQTVMPYEGYVKVAEKLSHIVPVRGHAKVMLANSGAEALENAVKIARAATGRSNVICFDGGYHGRTFYTMAMNGKVAPYQNDFGPMPGTVFRAPYPVPYHGVSEDEAIRGLKMALKTDANPNDTAAIILEPVLGEGGFYPAPKSFLEKIRAICDEHGILMIVDEVQSGFGRTGKMFAIEHSGVEPDMMTMAKSMADGMPISAIVGTDKIMDASGPNSLGGTYTGSPTACAAALAVMEVFEEENILEKSQALGDKLATRFKNWQGKFDCIDNIRNMGAMAAFELVSDKANHTPNPELAAKLCGKAREEGLILLSCGMYGNTIRFLMPVTIEDDVLNEGLDIIESCLDSLV; this is encoded by the coding sequence ATGAGCAATGCCGAGCTAAACGAGTTAAAAAAGAAATACGTCGCCGCCGGTGCCGCGAGCCCCGCCACCGCCTTTGCCGCACGCGCTGAAAATGCCGAGGTGTGGGACGCCGACGGCAATCGCTTTATCGATTTTGCCGGCGGCATTGGTGTACTTAACGTCGGCCACCGCCACCCCAAAGTGGTCGCCGCGGTTAAAGCCCAGCTCGACAAAGTGATGCACACCTGCCAAACGGTGATGCCCTATGAAGGCTATGTAAAAGTCGCCGAGAAACTGAGCCACATTGTGCCGGTGCGCGGCCACGCCAAGGTGATGCTGGCCAACTCGGGCGCCGAGGCGCTTGAAAACGCTGTCAAGATTGCCCGCGCCGCCACTGGGCGTTCAAACGTCATCTGCTTTGACGGTGGCTATCATGGCCGCACCTTCTATACCATGGCCATGAACGGCAAGGTCGCACCTTACCAAAACGACTTTGGCCCGATGCCGGGCACGGTATTCCGCGCGCCCTACCCAGTGCCGTATCACGGTGTGAGCGAAGACGAAGCCATCCGCGGTTTGAAAATGGCGCTGAAAACCGACGCCAACCCCAACGATACCGCGGCGATTATTCTAGAGCCGGTCCTTGGTGAAGGCGGTTTCTACCCAGCCCCCAAAAGCTTCCTCGAGAAAATCCGCGCCATCTGCGATGAGCACGGCATTCTGATGATCGTCGACGAAGTGCAGTCGGGCTTTGGCCGCACTGGCAAGATGTTTGCCATAGAGCACAGCGGCGTTGAGCCGGACATGATGACCATGGCCAAGAGCATGGCCGATGGCATGCCAATTTCTGCCATCGTGGGTACCGACAAGATCATGGACGCGTCTGGCCCCAACTCATTGGGCGGCACCTACACCGGCAGTCCGACCGCCTGTGCAGCCGCCCTTGCGGTGATGGAGGTATTCGAGGAAGAGAACATTCTCGAGAAAAGTCAGGCGCTAGGCGACAAATTGGCCACCCGCTTCAAGAACTGGCAAGGCAAGTTTGATTGCATCGATAACATCCGCAACATGGGGGCAATGGCCGCGTTTGAACTGGTATCCGACAAAGCCAACCATACGCCCAACCCGGAACTTGCTGCCAAGCTTTGCGGCAAAGCACGCGAAGAAGGGCTAATTCTGCTTTCCTGCGGCATGTACGGCAACACGATTCGCTTCCTGATGCCGGTCACCATCGAAGACGACGTGCTCAATGAAGGACTGGACATTATCGAGTCCTGCCTGGATTCGCTGGTGTAA
- a CDS encoding alpha/beta fold hydrolase yields MSADTASRPRLVFAHANGFPGLSYRSLLAPLAESFDLHPLDRLGHHPDYPVNHNWGNLVDELLSYLPESDTPLLGVGHSLGGTLMAMAADKQPERFCGVIMLDPPLMLGRDAWAMKAAKRFGFVDRVTPAGKTLGRRTIWPSREAMANTLQRRGLFRRFTPEALNDYIEAGTKVLSDGSAELTFDPRIEVEIFRHLPDHLTRLPRRLGVPLEVVAGEESHLLTASRIQRLKRHGVEVSSVPGTHMFPMEHPDETRGAILAAWQRMAPRSTTSQTA; encoded by the coding sequence ATGTCTGCTGATACCGCATCACGCCCACGTTTAGTGTTTGCCCATGCCAATGGTTTTCCAGGGTTAAGCTATCGCAGCTTGCTGGCGCCACTGGCCGAGTCCTTTGATCTGCATCCGCTGGATCGTCTGGGCCACCATCCGGATTACCCCGTTAACCACAACTGGGGCAACCTGGTGGATGAGCTGCTGAGCTATTTGCCCGAGAGCGACACGCCGCTATTGGGCGTTGGGCATTCACTGGGTGGGACCTTGATGGCCATGGCCGCCGATAAACAGCCCGAGCGCTTCTGTGGCGTGATTATGCTCGACCCGCCGCTGATGCTGGGGCGTGATGCCTGGGCGATGAAGGCCGCTAAGCGTTTTGGTTTTGTCGACCGAGTGACGCCTGCCGGTAAAACCCTTGGGCGGCGGACCATTTGGCCGAGCCGAGAGGCAATGGCCAACACGCTGCAACGCCGCGGGTTGTTTCGTCGCTTTACCCCTGAGGCGCTCAACGACTACATTGAAGCAGGAACAAAGGTCTTGTCAGACGGTAGCGCTGAGCTTACGTTTGACCCGCGGATCGAGGTGGAGATTTTCCGTCATTTGCCCGATCACTTAACCCGTTTGCCGCGTCGGTTAGGCGTGCCGTTAGAGGTCGTGGCGGGGGAGGAGTCACATTTGTTGACGGCGTCGCGCATTCAGCGCTTGAAGCGCCACGGCGTTGAGGTGAGCAGCGTTCCCGGCACGCACATGTTCCCCATGGAGCACCCCGACGAAACCCGGGGCGCGATTCTGGCTGCCTGGCAGCGAATGGCGCCACGCAGCACAACCTCACAGACAGCGTAA
- a CDS encoding GGDEF domain-containing protein — MISNADPSIHQLLDRTKRNTENVIKAAPLGICITDPNGYFEMVNPAYCDFYGYTEEELLGQPFTMVFPEVHRDKMRALHDAFLAGNQPHELRQELEVRRKNGEVRNIITEAARLEGADGQMRKATFIVDITQRKRLEERLQHANQRLHYLAHHDELTGLLNRRAGLQRLEQELSRSSRYRNPLSVAMFDLDNFKAINDSYGHSVGDDILQAVTAKVNEILRETDVLIRLGGEEFLVIMPEVDADDAQQAMERVRSAVAQTSFTQLALAVTLSAGVAGYVEASTTRLLDHADKAMYQAKQSGRNRVVVASSM; from the coding sequence ATGATTAGTAACGCCGATCCATCGATTCATCAGCTCCTTGACCGCACAAAGCGCAATACTGAAAACGTCATCAAGGCGGCACCGCTAGGTATTTGCATCACCGATCCAAATGGCTATTTCGAGATGGTCAACCCTGCCTACTGCGATTTTTACGGTTACACCGAAGAAGAATTATTGGGTCAGCCTTTCACTATGGTGTTTCCAGAAGTCCACCGCGACAAAATGCGCGCGTTGCACGACGCCTTTCTTGCGGGCAACCAGCCCCATGAACTTCGCCAGGAACTGGAAGTGCGTCGCAAAAATGGCGAGGTTCGCAATATCATTACCGAAGCTGCACGCCTTGAAGGCGCTGATGGGCAAATGCGAAAAGCCACCTTTATTGTCGATATCACCCAGCGAAAACGGCTGGAGGAACGCCTGCAGCATGCTAATCAGCGCCTGCACTACCTCGCCCACCACGACGAACTCACCGGGCTGTTGAACCGCCGGGCTGGCTTACAGCGCCTAGAGCAGGAGCTAAGCCGAAGTTCGCGCTACCGCAACCCACTGAGCGTAGCGATGTTTGATCTGGATAATTTCAAGGCGATTAACGATAGCTACGGCCACAGTGTGGGCGACGATATACTTCAAGCAGTGACGGCTAAAGTGAACGAAATACTGCGTGAGACCGACGTTTTGATACGCTTGGGCGGCGAGGAATTTTTGGTCATCATGCCTGAAGTGGATGCCGATGACGCACAGCAGGCCATGGAGCGTGTGCGAAGTGCTGTGGCCCAGACATCGTTTACCCAACTGGCCTTGGCGGTTACGCTCTCCGCAGGAGTGGCAGGTTACGTTGAAGCCTCTACGACCCGGTTACTTGATCATGCCGATAAAGCTATGTATCAAGCTAAGCAGTCGGGTCGCAATCGCGTAGTGGTCGCTTCATCCATGTAA
- a CDS encoding EAL domain-containing protein has translation MSQCARVNGTCKRCEGELPFEFTMAFQPIVDISLAKIYAYEALVRGPQGESAWSVISQVTDELMYRFDQACRVKAIEMASALDMHTPLSINFLPNAVYEPEACIQATLDVSRRVGWPINQLIFEITETERVRDRQHLCNIIDAYRSMGFTTALDDFGNGYANLDLLTELAPDKIKIDRELVIDCDHHPRRQALLRSVIQLATELDIKLIAEGVETHAEALWLAREGISCQQGFYFARPAINALAQSNGLTQRLKALRDESQQASGEVPDD, from the coding sequence ATGAGTCAGTGCGCACGCGTAAATGGAACCTGCAAACGCTGCGAAGGCGAGCTTCCCTTCGAATTCACGATGGCATTCCAGCCCATTGTGGATATCTCGCTTGCCAAAATTTACGCCTATGAAGCCCTCGTGCGTGGCCCACAAGGTGAGTCTGCCTGGAGCGTGATTTCCCAGGTGACCGATGAACTGATGTATCGCTTCGACCAAGCCTGCCGGGTAAAAGCGATTGAAATGGCCAGCGCACTGGACATGCATACGCCCCTGTCGATCAATTTCCTACCCAATGCGGTCTACGAGCCCGAAGCGTGCATCCAGGCGACTCTTGACGTCTCACGTCGGGTCGGTTGGCCAATCAATCAGCTGATTTTTGAAATTACCGAAACCGAGCGCGTTCGTGACCGCCAGCACTTATGCAATATTATCGATGCCTACCGCTCAATGGGGTTCACCACCGCGTTGGATGACTTTGGCAATGGCTACGCCAATCTGGATCTGCTAACAGAGCTCGCCCCCGATAAAATCAAGATTGACCGCGAGCTGGTGATAGACTGCGACCATCATCCTCGTCGTCAGGCGCTGCTGCGCTCGGTCATTCAACTGGCGACAGAACTGGACATCAAGCTGATCGCCGAAGGCGTTGAGACCCACGCAGAAGCACTATGGCTCGCGCGTGAAGGCATTTCTTGCCAACAGGGGTTCTACTTCGCGCGACCGGCCATTAACGCTCTTGCTCAGAGCAATGGTTTAACCCAGCGCCTGAAGGCCCTCCGTGATGAGTCACAGCAGGCCAGTGGAGAAGTCCCTGATGATTAG
- a CDS encoding YkoF family thiamine/hydroxymethylpyrimidine-binding protein, which translates to MYLSVQLSYYPLADDFKPAVKEVVKRLEATGLEVHPNRMSTQVFGEFDEVMAALSDVMKWSFETHGKAVFSVNYLEGDRRPR; encoded by the coding sequence ATGTACCTTTCCGTACAGCTTAGTTATTACCCGCTGGCCGATGATTTCAAACCAGCGGTGAAAGAGGTGGTAAAACGTTTGGAAGCCACAGGCCTGGAAGTACACCCTAACCGCATGAGCACGCAGGTATTTGGCGAATTCGATGAGGTAATGGCAGCGCTGAGCGATGTCATGAAGTGGTCGTTTGAGACCCACGGCAAAGCGGTGTTTTCGGTGAATTACCTGGAAGGCGACCGCCGGCCACGTTAA